Sequence from the Pseudomonas sp. LS.1a genome:
AGTACGTGCTGATCGCCATGGACTGGTACGGCCTGTTCAGCATCTTCATCCCGGTGTACCTGTTCCTGTTGCTGCCGATCCTGGCCAGCTTCGGCGGCGACACCACGCGCTTTCTCGAGCGCGCCTCGAAGGTGCAGTGGGGGCTGATGATCGCGGTGTACTGCGTGTCATCGGTGCCGGCATTGATGACCCTGGACATCCCGGGTTACGAGGGCCGCAACCTGCTGCTGATCGCCTGGCTGATCCTGGTGGTGCAGATCAGCGACGTGCTGCAGTACGTGTGCGGCAAGCTGTTCGGCAAGCACAAGGTGGCGCCCAACCTGTCGCCGTCCAAGACCGTCGAAGGGCTGGCCGGTGGCGTGGCCCTGGCCACCCTGATCGGCGCGCTGCTGTGCTGGATCACCCCGTTCACCTTCTGGCAGGCCGCGCTGATGGCGCTGGCGGTAAACGCCATGGGCTTCTTCGGCGGGCTGGTGATGTCGGCGATCAAGCGCGACCGCGGGGTGAAGGACTGGGGGCACATGATCGAAGGCCACGGCGGCATGCTCGACCGTATGGATTCGGTGTGCTTTGCCGCGCCGGTGTTCTTCCACTTTGTGCGGTATTGGTGGGCTTAGTATGTGTTCACCTTTGGTTTTCTAGTGCCTGCAAGATCGAGCGCCGCCCGCGCGGCGCATCGCGAGCTGCGCTCGCTCCTACGTTTGTTTCGGGCCAATTATTCCTGGGGGATTTGCGCGCGAACGCTTTGGCGCATGGCTTGATATCGCGTCGTACAAACAAGGCGGTCGCGCGCGCCTGTCATAGGCGTTACTGGCCCGAAACAAACGTAGGAGCGAGC
This genomic interval carries:
- a CDS encoding phosphatidate cytidylyltransferase: MDDNTLSLFAGIGALLLLASVIGRLLKWRAGPAPHAVIDNLNARINAWWVMVLVIGIAFVFGKYGVIVLFYGVSFYALREFMTLTPTRRSDYPALVAAFYVALPVQYVLIAMDWYGLFSIFIPVYLFLLLPILASFGGDTTRFLERASKVQWGLMIAVYCVSSVPALMTLDIPGYEGRNLLLIAWLILVVQISDVLQYVCGKLFGKHKVAPNLSPSKTVEGLAGGVALATLIGALLCWITPFTFWQAALMALAVNAMGFFGGLVMSAIKRDRGVKDWGHMIEGHGGMLDRMDSVCFAAPVFFHFVRYWWA